CCCTGCTCGCGCGAATCATTGAACGCGGTCTGGTCAAGGACGGCCGCCTGGTTCGCCTGCGGGTTCATCTGCCCGATTATCCCGGCGCCCTGCACAAGCTCACGGGAATTCTGGCGTTGCACCGGGCAAACATTGTGGAAACTTCCTACGACCGCGCGTATTACGGAGTGAATCTGGGCGACACGGCCATTGACATCACCATGGAAACCCGCGGGCCCGATCAGATCGCCGAGCTGCTTTTGGCGCTGGTGTCCGCCGGGTACGCCCACGAACGAATTCTCTGAACGCGTCCGGGACGAAGTTGCAAAGGTCTGTGTGGTCAACTAAGCTACCTTCTCCGAGTCTTCTTCCCATCTCAGCCGGGATGGCGGAACTGGCAGACGCAGCGGACTCAAAATCCGCCGGTACTTGGTACCTTGGGGGTTCGACTCCCCCTCCCGGCACCACTCATCTAGCGCCTGGTTTTTTCCTGCAGGGGTCCCTCGACATGCTCGGGATTTCGCGTCCTCACCCCAACGAGCCAAAAGCAGGCTCTTCGGGGACCCCGAATCTCGCGGCGGCTGACTCCCGGCGGCTGACTCCCGGCGGCTGAACTGAAGCGCGAAATCAAGCTGCGAATCCAAACCAAAGCCTGCCCGTAGTCCTTGTTTACATATCACTGAAGTCGCAGCACAAATAGCGCTAATAGATGTCCTGGAGGTTGCATTTATTCGTGTGCCCGATGGAGGCTTGCCATGATCCAGGCTTCAGTATCCTTAACCCAGGTCGCAGGAACAGGACGCCAGTTTGTCGTGACTACCGGCAGCGGGCATCACTTGATTATTGACGATGCGGTGGGCGCCACCGGTCCCAAGCCGATCGAATTAGTCGCAGCTGCGCTCGCCGGATGCACGGCTTTTGACGTCATCAACATTCTTCGCAAGAAACGCCAGAACATCACGGCTTACGAAGTGCAGGTCGAAGCCGACCAGCCTGCCGATCCTCCCCAGGTCTTCACCAAAGTGCGCATCCGCCACATCGTGACTGGCATTGATGTCGATCAGGATGCAGTTGCCAGCGCCATACATCTGTCAGAATCGAAATACTGCTCAGTGGGCGCCATGATCCAGAAGACGGCGGAGTTCACCACTTCATTCGAAATCATCCCCGCGCAGGTAACAGATCTGGCAACGGCGGGAGTCCAGAGTCAATAAGTATCAGCGCGGCAATTCCTAGCTGGCGCGTTCGTCCTCGTCGTTCAAATACTCGGCGGGCACATCGTCTTCTGGAACTTCATGCGTCGTCACTTCGGAAACCTCAAGCCCATCGGCGTCTTCTACACCCTCGACGGCAGCGGCCTCGAAGGCGTTCCCCTCCTCCACCAGCTCCTCTACGCTCTCAGAATCCGCCTCTGGCGTGTCCGAGATCTGTTGAATGTCGCCGGACTGCCCGGCTGCATCTGGCCCCAGTTGGTCGCGCTTGCGGTTTCTTCTTCTGGCCATGGCACCTCTCCAAACCTTTGGATGCCCAACCCCATCAAGAAGCGCCAATTAAGCGATTGACTCGCGAGAACCCAAATATTTACGAACCCGATCCCCACTACAGGAACCTGCTTTGGATGATGCAGATAACCCCGGATTGCTGTCATTCCAGCCCGCGGCTAGGTTGAAACAAGACTACTTGGGAGGAGGGTCATGCAAAATTTCAAAAGAAGCTGCTCGCTGGGACTGGCAACTTTGTTGGTGGCAGGTCTGAGCTCGTTGGCCGGGGCGCAGCAAACCGACAACAAGCCCTCGGCAGCGCATAAGAGCAAGTCATCGGCTACGGCAAGCAATCCGAGCACGTCAGATCAGAATAAGTCGAACCTCAGTTCATCTGACAAGTCGTTTCTGAAGGATGCTGCCGAAGGCGGACTCGCCGAGGTAGAACTCGGCCAACTGGCTTCGCAAAAAGCCTCCAGCCCTGAGGTCAAGAAGTTCGCCGAACGCATGGTGAAAGACCACACCAAGGCGAATGATGAGTTAAAACAGATCGCGGCCCAGAAAGGCGTTGACCTCCCTGACAAGCCTGGTGTTACCGACAGAATGACGAAGGCTCGTCTGTCCAGGCTGGATGGCGAGAAGTTCGACAAAGCCTACATGGACGACATGGTCAAAGACCACAAAAAGGATGTGGATGATTTTCAGAAGGAAAGCGCCAAAGGCCAGGATCCTGACGTGAAGAACTTCGCCGCCAAGACCTTGCCGACTCTGCAGGAGCACCTGAACGAAGCGCAGAGGATTCAGCCTAAGACAGAACAGCAAGCACAAGCTCGTTAATGTCAATCTTCTAGCGAGAGTGGCTTCGGGCTCCGAGGTCACTCCCGCCTGGTTTCTCGGTTCCTCGATCAGACTCCCATCGCGAGTCCGTTGAAACCGCCCCGGATGGCGATTGCGTGAGCGCGCTCGTTGGCCTCGCGATTAGGGCACCGTCAGGATGGAAAGCGCGCCAGACATTGCTGACCTAAACGCCGCCGGCTATTACGCGCGGTATCGTGCAACAGATCCTTTGGCACCCGCTACGCGATCGTCTTCACTTTCGTCTCGCTCAGCGCCTCTTCGTACACCGCTATATATTTCCTGACCATCTTCTCCAGCGAAAAATTCTCTTCCACGTAGCGGCGCACCGTCGCCGGATCCAGATTCAGTTCGAGCACCCGCTTTGCCATCTCCCGCACCGAGCGGCAGACGTACCCCGAAACTCCGTCGCGCACCACTTCGGGAACCGAGCCGCCGGGCATCGCCAGCACCGGCGTGCCGCACGCCATCGCTTCCACCATCACCAGTCCGAAAGGCTCGCTCCACTGGATCGGAAACAGCATGGCCATCGAGTTCCCCAGCAGTTCGTTCTTCGCCTTCAGATCGGCCAGCCCGACATATTCCACCAGCTTGCCATCGATCTCCGGCTTGATCTTCTTTTCAAAATATTCGCGGTACATCGGCTGCACGTCCCCGGCAATTTTCAGCGGAATTCCCGTGCGCTTCGCCACCTCGATCGCGATATGCGTTCCCTTCAGCGGTGCAATCCGTCCAATAAAGCTCAGGTAGCGCTGCTTGTGCTCCACGCACTGATAATCAGTCACGTCAATTCCATGGCAGATGGTGCGCCGGTCCTGCACCGTCTCCTGCCGGCACTGCGCATCGCTGATGCAGACGTAATGGACCCGCGGATGAAAGGCATATAGCTCGCTCAGCCGGGGTTCGTGCGGACCATGCAGCGTGAGCACCATCGGTCGGTTCGAAAATCTTGAAAACACGATCGCCTGTGCCGACTGCACATGAATAAGGTCGCACTCCCGCGCCGCCTCATGCACAGCCCACGCCGTATGATTCAGCTCTCTCACCCAGGCCTGCTCCGGCGCCTTGATGGGCCACTGCCCATTGGGATACAGCGATCGCCGCTCCACACCTACCGTCGATTCCCCATTCGCGTACACGATGACTTCCACGCCTTCCTTGCTGAGACCTTCCGCGAGATGAGCAACAAAGAGCTCCGTGCCTCCGTAATCCGCCGGTGGAACAGCGATGTGTGGGGCCGCAATGAGGGCAATTTTCAATTCCGTGATCCTCGCCGGAAGGCGTGAAGCAACTCCGCAATCCTGGCGCTGAGATGAGCGCGCATCACCGAAGGTTGGCGAAGGTTGGCGCGATGCCTTGTGCGCGCGATTGTTGGTAGTACGGACACGAACATGACCTGGCCTGTCGGCCAGTCGCCCTGTTCTCCCAAAGTGTCCGGTTTTGTGCTTGACATCGCGCCGAAACGGGTCAAAATCTCCTGCACGTCGCGTCGCTTTTGTCTCATTTGACTTT
Above is a genomic segment from Terriglobales bacterium containing:
- a CDS encoding threonine ammonia-lyase, with protein sequence LLARIIERGLVKDGRLVRLRVHLPDYPGALHKLTGILALHRANIVETSYDRAYYGVNLGDTAIDITMETRGPDQIAELLLALVSAGYAHERIL
- a CDS encoding OsmC family protein, with the protein product MIQASVSLTQVAGTGRQFVVTTGSGHHLIIDDAVGATGPKPIELVAAALAGCTAFDVINILRKKRQNITAYEVQVEADQPADPPQVFTKVRIRHIVTGIDVDQDAVASAIHLSESKYCSVGAMIQKTAEFTTSFEIIPAQVTDLATAGVQSQ
- a CDS encoding DUF4142 domain-containing protein, which produces MQNFKRSCSLGLATLLVAGLSSLAGAQQTDNKPSAAHKSKSSATASNPSTSDQNKSNLSSSDKSFLKDAAEGGLAEVELGQLASQKASSPEVKKFAERMVKDHTKANDELKQIAAQKGVDLPDKPGVTDRMTKARLSRLDGEKFDKAYMDDMVKDHKKDVDDFQKESAKGQDPDVKNFAAKTLPTLQEHLNEAQRIQPKTEQQAQAR
- a CDS encoding glycosyltransferase family 4 protein gives rise to the protein MKIALIAAPHIAVPPADYGGTELFVAHLAEGLSKEGVEVIVYANGESTVGVERRSLYPNGQWPIKAPEQAWVRELNHTAWAVHEAARECDLIHVQSAQAIVFSRFSNRPMVLTLHGPHEPRLSELYAFHPRVHYVCISDAQCRQETVQDRRTICHGIDVTDYQCVEHKQRYLSFIGRIAPLKGTHIAIEVAKRTGIPLKIAGDVQPMYREYFEKKIKPEIDGKLVEYVGLADLKAKNELLGNSMAMLFPIQWSEPFGLVMVEAMACGTPVLAMPGGSVPEVVRDGVSGYVCRSVREMAKRVLELNLDPATVRRYVEENFSLEKMVRKYIAVYEEALSETKVKTIA